The Cellulophaga sp. L1A9 genome window below encodes:
- a CDS encoding DUF389 domain-containing protein produces the protein MQDDLNKDHVAPNSNEEAKGDEVKKDFQGLLGSTKEFLSELLDIRKNTDQEATRDSIVADIPFKGHTSWILICSIFIASIGLNANSTAVVIGAMLISPLMGPILGMGLSLAINDVDTLRRSLKNFGVMVVLSILTAFLFFKFFPLRDESSELLARTAPDIRDVLIAFFGGLALVIARAKKGTIASVIFGVAIATALMPPLCTVGFGLAIGNWDYASGAMYLFTINTIFIGLATFIVIKILGFPMVRYANSQRRRTIARLASLVAILVMIPASFTFFQAWKESKFKSEAQKFIANNVAKYQFSGNGMFLGNFTNIEYHGSDKTFFDFLFGSKTESKKSSIEVMFMGEELVPDNIIASWRSIKNEDYRELKDTDLKIIQGSKNEAIDQFKYVNELYESKKAEVLTKDERIKILEEDLTKLNKLKNSQIPFEDISAEAKVNYKELESLSYSYTIETDFKKLDTIPIFEVHWQKNIKKAQAEAETQKITEWLKLRLKNAKIEVREKVD, from the coding sequence ATGCAAGACGATTTAAATAAAGACCATGTTGCGCCTAATAGTAATGAAGAAGCAAAAGGCGACGAGGTTAAAAAAGATTTTCAGGGTTTACTAGGGTCTACAAAAGAATTTTTATCTGAGTTATTAGATATTAGGAAAAATACAGACCAAGAAGCAACTAGAGATTCTATTGTAGCCGATATTCCTTTTAAGGGGCATACTTCATGGATTTTGATATGCTCTATATTTATCGCGTCTATTGGTTTGAATGCAAACTCTACAGCCGTAGTGATTGGAGCAATGTTAATTTCGCCGTTAATGGGTCCAATCTTAGGAATGGGGCTATCACTAGCGATTAATGATGTTGATACGTTACGCAGGTCTTTAAAGAATTTTGGAGTTATGGTCGTGTTGAGTATTCTCACCGCTTTTTTATTCTTTAAATTTTTTCCTTTACGGGATGAGTCTTCTGAGCTTTTGGCGCGAACTGCACCAGATATTCGAGATGTTTTAATTGCATTTTTTGGTGGTTTAGCACTAGTTATTGCACGGGCAAAAAAAGGAACCATTGCCAGTGTTATTTTTGGGGTTGCAATTGCAACTGCCTTAATGCCACCTTTATGTACGGTTGGTTTTGGGCTCGCAATAGGCAATTGGGATTATGCTAGTGGTGCCATGTATTTATTTACAATCAATACCATTTTTATTGGTTTGGCAACATTTATTGTCATCAAGATTTTAGGGTTTCCAATGGTGCGTTATGCCAATTCTCAACGCAGAAGAACAATCGCCAGATTAGCCTCATTAGTGGCTATTTTAGTGATGATTCCTGCTAGTTTTACTTTTTTCCAAGCATGGAAAGAATCAAAATTTAAAAGTGAAGCGCAAAAATTTATAGCTAATAATGTAGCAAAATATCAATTCTCTGGGAATGGAATGTTCTTAGGGAATTTTACCAATATTGAGTATCATGGTAGTGATAAAACTTTTTTTGATTTTCTTTTTGGAAGTAAAACGGAAAGTAAAAAATCTTCTATTGAGGTTATGTTTATGGGAGAAGAACTTGTTCCTGATAATATCATTGCAAGTTGGAGGTCTATTAAAAATGAAGATTACCGAGAACTTAAGGATACCGATCTAAAGATTATTCAAGGTTCTAAAAATGAAGCTATAGATCAGTTTAAATATGTAAACGAACTCTATGAGTCTAAAAAGGCAGAAGTGCTGACAAAAGACGAGCGAATTAAGATATTGGAGGAAGATTTAACTAAGTTAAATAAGCTTAAAAATTCTCAAATACCTTTTGAAGACATTAGTGCAGAAGCGAAAGTGAATTATAAAGAGTTAGAATCATTGAGTTATTCTTATACGATAGAAACAGATTTTAAAAAATTAGATACGATCCCTATTTTTGAAGTGCATTGGCAAAAAAATATTAAGAAAGCACAAGCTGAAGCTGAAACTCAAAAGATAACGGAATGGTTAAAACTTCGTTTAAAGAATGCTAAAATAGAAGTAAGAGAAAAAGTAGACTAA
- a CDS encoding mannose-1-phosphate guanylyltransferase: MNKNYYAVLMAGGVGSRFWPISTSENPKQFHDMLGTGDTLIQKTFKRLNKFVPKENILILTNERYNDLVLEQLPLVKQEQVVLEPAMRNTAPCILYAALKIQKQNPDAVMIVAPSDHWIEDESAFAKDVEACFDKCEKEDVLCTLGIKPTFPNTGFGYIEFEKGSTEGLKKVNQFREKPDYDTAKEFLAQGNFLWNAGIFMWSVKTIVNAFKNYQPTQYALFEKGMSVYNTSTEQEFINENYPKAENISIDYAILEQSKSIYVKPATFDWNDLGTWGSLYDKLDKDEDNNAVVNSQVLSQDAKGNMIRSPKGKVVVVDGLNDYIIVDKEDVLLIYPKSKEQDIKQVLTKVKDKFGKQYT; the protein is encoded by the coding sequence ATGAATAAAAATTATTACGCCGTTTTAATGGCAGGTGGAGTAGGATCAAGGTTTTGGCCAATAAGTACATCTGAAAACCCTAAGCAGTTCCATGATATGTTGGGTACTGGAGATACGTTAATTCAAAAGACTTTTAAACGATTAAATAAGTTTGTTCCTAAAGAGAATATTCTAATCTTGACCAATGAAAGGTATAATGATTTAGTATTGGAACAGTTGCCATTAGTAAAACAAGAACAGGTTGTTTTAGAGCCAGCAATGCGTAATACGGCTCCTTGTATTTTATATGCAGCCTTAAAAATTCAAAAACAGAATCCAGATGCCGTTATGATTGTGGCACCAAGTGATCATTGGATTGAAGATGAGTCGGCATTTGCAAAAGATGTAGAAGCTTGTTTTGATAAATGTGAAAAGGAAGATGTTCTTTGTACTCTAGGGATCAAACCTACATTTCCTAATACAGGATTTGGGTATATAGAATTTGAAAAAGGAAGTACCGAAGGATTAAAGAAAGTAAATCAGTTTAGAGAAAAACCTGATTATGATACGGCTAAGGAATTTTTAGCACAAGGTAATTTTCTTTGGAATGCTGGTATTTTTATGTGGAGTGTTAAAACAATTGTTAATGCTTTTAAAAACTATCAACCAACACAATATGCATTATTTGAAAAAGGCATGAGTGTTTATAATACGTCTACTGAGCAAGAATTTATTAATGAGAACTATCCTAAAGCCGAGAATATTTCTATTGATTATGCTATTTTGGAGCAATCGAAAAGTATCTATGTAAAACCTGCAACTTTTGATTGGAATGATTTAGGTACTTGGGGTTCTCTTTATGACAAGTTAGACAAAGACGAAGACAATAACGCGGTAGTCAATAGCCAAGTTTTAAGTCAGGATGCCAAAGGAAATATGATTAGATCTCCAAAAGGCAAAGTTGTTGTTGTTGATGGCTTAAATGATTATATTATCGTAGATAAGGAAGATGTTTTATTAATCTATCCGAAATCTAAAGAACAAGATATCAAACAAGTACTTACCAAGGTGAAAGATAAGTTTGGTAAGCAGTATACCTAA
- a CDS encoding SprT-like domain-containing protein, which produces MRKTLEKYIPERAVALCITLIKDNSVNLKIVNQRVTRHGDYRKLTDGSHKITVNASLNKYRFLITLVHEIAHLVAFEKFGRQIKPHGLEWKRTFQGLMLPFIHPEVFPNKVLPLIANHFKNPSASSDTDARLSLALKQYDEQLKENSYVFEIPIGSIFRIHNGRIFKKGNRKVKRYECIEMATGKMYLFQPNAEVELIKD; this is translated from the coding sequence ATGCGTAAAACACTAGAAAAATATATCCCTGAACGTGCTGTTGCGTTATGCATCACATTGATTAAGGATAATAGTGTAAATTTAAAAATTGTTAATCAACGTGTAACGCGTCATGGAGATTACCGTAAGTTAACAGATGGTTCTCATAAGATTACCGTCAATGCATCTTTAAATAAGTACCGCTTTTTAATAACATTAGTGCACGAAATTGCACACTTGGTGGCCTTTGAAAAGTTTGGTCGTCAAATAAAGCCTCATGGTTTAGAGTGGAAACGAACATTTCAAGGGCTCATGTTGCCATTTATTCACCCAGAGGTATTTCCTAATAAAGTATTGCCATTGATCGCTAATCATTTTAAAAATCCAAGTGCGAGCAGTGATACAGATGCGCGGTTGTCATTGGCGTTAAAACAATATGACGAACAATTAAAGGAAAATTCGTACGTTTTTGAAATACCTATTGGAAGTATTTTTAGAATACATAATGGGCGCATTTTTAAAAAAGGGAACAGAAAAGTAAAACGATATGAATGCATTGAAATGGCTACAGGTAAAATGTATTTATTTCAGCCAAATGCAGAAGTAGAACTAATAAAAGACTAA